A genome region from Megalobrama amblycephala isolate DHTTF-2021 linkage group LG16, ASM1881202v1, whole genome shotgun sequence includes the following:
- the LOC125248673 gene encoding gastrula zinc finger protein XlCGF7.1-like isoform X2, with protein MSDPEPSRIKHEETEEQIDQMKVKEQELSEVEEEHCNFKTQKRFSLMENCKQQQKTDNKVRDHVCCDCGKSFSKACCLKEHQKIHTGEKPYKCSYCDKSFAQSGTLKIHERIHTGEKPYHCTQCEKSFKCKTDLKYHLRVHSGEKPYNCDQCGKCFKLSANLKEHLKTHINERPYFACSFCEEFFTRQDHCKRHQKKHTSEKDHVCSKCGKSFTRADNLKQHQRIHTGEKPYKCSFCDKSFPQSGHLKSHERLHTGEMPYHCTQCEKSFNHKRSLLTHMKKCSKKSPQ; from the exons atgagtgatccagaaccatccagaataaaacatgaagaaactgaggaacaaataG atCAGATGAAAGTGAAAGAGCAAGAACTATCTGAAGTTGAGGAGGAACATTGCAACTTCAAAACTCAAAAGAGATTTTCATTGATGGAAAACTGTAAACAGCAACAGAAAACAGATAATAAAGTGAGAGATCATGTGTGTTGtgactgtgggaagagctttTCGAAAGCTTGCTGTCTGAAAGAGCACCAAaaaattcatactggagaaaaaccttacaagtgctcaTATTGTGACAAGAGTTTTGCTCAGTCTGGAACTCTGAAAATACATGAgcgaattcatactggagagaagccgtaccaCTGTACTCAGTGTGAGAAGAGTTTCAAATGTAAAACTGATCTCAAGTATCATCTCCGTGTTCACTCTGGAGAAAAACCATAtaactgtgatcagtgtggtaaatgttttaaattatcaGCCAATCTAAAAGAACACCTGAAAACTCACATAAACGAGAGGccttattttgcatgttcattTTGTGAAGAGTTTTTTACTCGGCAGGATCATTGTAAACGACACCAGAAAAAACACACCAGTGAGAAAGATCATGTGTGTTCGaagtgtgggaagagctttactAGAGCTGACAATCTGAAACAGCAccaaagaattcatactggagaaaaaccttacaaatgCTCATTTTGTGACAAGAGTTTCCCTCAGTCAGGACACCTGAAATCACATGAGCGACTTCATACTGGAGAGATGCCGTACCACTGTACTCAGTGTGAGAAGAGTTTCAATCATAAAAGAAGCCTTCTGACTCATATGAAGAAATGTAGTAAGAAGTCGCCACAATGA
- the LOC125248673 gene encoding gastrula zinc finger protein XlCGF7.1-like isoform X1 gives MEFIKEEIEEMSDPEPSRIKHEDTEEQTDQMKVKEQELSEVEEEHCNFKTQKRFSLMENCKQQQKTDNKVRDHVCCDCGKSFSKACCLKEHQKIHTGEKPYKCSYCDKSFAQSGTLKIHERIHTGEKPYHCTQCEKSFKCKTDLKYHLRVHSGEKPYNCDQCGKCFKLSANLKEHLKTHINERPYFACSFCEEFFTRQDHCKRHQKKHTSEKDHVCSKCGKSFTRADNLKQHQRIHTGEKPYKCSFCDKSFPQSGHLKSHERLHTGEMPYHCTQCEKSFNHKRSLLTHMKKCSKKSPQ, from the coding sequence atCAGATGAAAGTGAAAGAGCAAGAACTATCTGAAGTTGAGGAGGAACATTGCAACTTCAAAACTCAAAAGAGATTTTCATTGATGGAAAACTGTAAACAGCAACAGAAAACAGATAATAAAGTGAGAGATCATGTGTGTTGtgactgtgggaagagctttTCGAAAGCTTGCTGTCTGAAAGAGCACCAAaaaattcatactggagaaaaaccttacaagtgctcaTATTGTGACAAGAGTTTTGCTCAGTCTGGAACTCTGAAAATACATGAgcgaattcatactggagagaagccgtaccaCTGTACTCAGTGTGAGAAGAGTTTCAAATGTAAAACTGATCTCAAGTATCATCTCCGTGTTCACTCTGGAGAAAAACCATAtaactgtgatcagtgtggtaaatgttttaaattatcaGCCAATCTAAAAGAACACCTGAAAACTCACATAAACGAGAGGccttattttgcatgttcattTTGTGAAGAGTTTTTTACTCGGCAGGATCATTGTAAACGACACCAGAAAAAACACACCAGTGAGAAAGATCATGTGTGTTCGaagtgtgggaagagctttactAGAGCTGACAATCTGAAACAGCAccaaagaattcatactggagaaaaaccttacaaatgCTCATTTTGTGACAAGAGTTTCCCTCAGTCAGGACACCTGAAATCACATGAGCGACTTCATACTGGAGAGATGCCGTACCACTGTACTCAGTGTGAGAAGAGTTTCAATCATAAAAGAAGCCTTCTGACTCATATGAAGAAATGTAGTAAGAAGTCGCCACAATGA
- the LOC125248675 gene encoding zinc finger protein 239-like, protein MEFIKEETEDMSDPEPSRIKHEDTEEQTDQMKVKEQELSEVEEEHCNFKTQKRFSLMENCKQQQKTHKVRDHVCCDCGKSFTRADSLKKHQRIHTGEKPYKCSYCDKSFAQSGTLKIHERVHTGEKPYHCTQCEKSFKCKTDLKYHLRVHSGEKPYNCDQCGKCFKLSSNLKEHLKTHINKRPYFACSFCEEFFTRQDHCKRHQKKHTSEKDHVCSKCGKSFIRADNLKQHQRIHTGEKPYKCSYCDKSFPQSGHLKEHERVHTGEMPYHCTQCEKSFNHKRSLLTHMKKCSKKSPQ, encoded by the exons atggagtttattaaagaggagactgaagacatgagtgatccagaaccatccagaataaaacatgaagatactgaggaacaaacag atCAGATGAAAGTGAAAGAGCAAGAACTATCTGAAGTTGAGGAGGAACATTGCAACTTCAAAACTCAAAAGAGATTTTCATTGATGGAAAACTGTAAACAGCAACAGAAAACACATAAAGTGAGAGATCATGTGTGTTGtgactgtgggaagagctttactAGAGCTGACAGTCTGAAAAAGCAccaaagaattcatactggagaaaaaccttacaaatgCTCATATTGTGACAAGAGTTTTGCTCAGTCTGGAACTCTGAAAATACATGagcgagttcatactggagagaagccgtaccaCTGTACTCAGTGTGAGAAGAGTTTCAAATGTAAAACTGATCTCAAGTATCATCTCCGTGTTCACTCTGGAGAAAAACCATAtaactgtgatcagtgtggtaaatgttttaaattatcaTCAAATCTAAAAGAACACCTGAAAACTCACATAAACAAGAGGccttattttgcatgttcattTTGTGAAGAGTTTTTTACTCGGCAGGATCATTGTAAACGACACCAGAAAAAACACACCAGTGAGAAAGATCATGTGTGTTCGaagtgtgggaagagctttatTAGAGCTGACAATCTGAAACAACATcaaagaattcatactggagaaaaaccttacaaatgCTCATATTGTGACAAGAGTTTCCCTCAGTCAGGACACCTGAAAGAACATGagcgagttcatactggagagatgCCGTACCACTGTACTCAGTGTGAGAAGAGTTTCAATCATAAAAGAAGTCTTCTGACTCATATGAAGAAATGTAGTAAGAAGTCGCCACAATGa